One region of Drosophila teissieri strain GT53w chromosome 2L, Prin_Dtei_1.1, whole genome shotgun sequence genomic DNA includes:
- the LOC122626689 gene encoding trafficking kinesin-binding protein milt isoform X4, translated as MTRAYDDIEAVTRLLEEKEKDLELTVQIGKELLTQNNALEARVADLETDLKASNDDRAQLVHELHKKNELISVLTNDADDGTDTDTPTMSKSITLDLLQRKVNSLLDENKSLKSEATQLAHQTDEVEEHERQLMADISAQLSDANSQYDNLSLELERQREENRLQHDQIVNLTARLAEAEMRLHQLTQDNDEHLSLLHVTKENQNALALELVEFKQRYEEVLALLHSAQDQLKQQRKRSQPQARSSFLGGLGTSGAGMGGSLFAPDSLHCELMESSLYSENSLDSGISGDSQRSADRISRMMMHMPSGGMSSSTMGGSVYAGAGNVPPYKRVFDTVRCAGKSGNYMDSGNVSMTQLGAMSMSSSSGPRMASMAYPAGSYYRGGSNQSLGVKTLSSESLNSQSDDGYPAQPSGVPGAPGAKELEAALKRLTPAEVLARRAMLSYAPAGTYNYDEPIGHGTGNVRNSDLPLGVRTPDSIMSTGSSGMSGSTNHMSASMTHQWRLPEKLQIIKPMEGSQTLHHWSRLATPTLSGLLDERPGVTIRGGRGLDDLGMQIYTLSDVEEDVSDDLPGKQFEAPGCTFTYTNSMVMHPDDGFVNDLSFLSQSQMSSRMASTSTSRQPSCPATPRAGLSRKNSCSTFSVNLGLAGMLNERGIKAVTPSALNTPAGPNFSPTVTPCNSPEGSPPRAQSPEPLFGLLSSGADLIRRKIVGDQHQQAQQKQRSSLSKQQQQKIMLSHLERRALRSLNLIEKVESIGLENIISAQRGLGSGIANRSSSPLSSGSLQSLHTSSNSIVDDIHFDRAQIKGVLHRGLKSPTPATPSTSAAAAAGLAISTSSSTSAYNSDDSDDQGLVMKIKPSKSATPTTTAAAAAQSQPSSGASAQTTTSNGTASETRLKQMQRQKSRRQLKNGMANQRPDLGTISGAGGGGRVRPDLGKVADSGSSKLSTKRNEAKPAEEEEATPQTITQAFVGSVSSLLFGRKGGWL; from the exons ATGACTCGGGCGTACGATGACATTGAGGCCGTGACGCGACtgctggaggagaaggagaaggactTGGAGCTGACCGTGCAGATTGGCAAGGAGCTGCTCACCCAGAACAATGCACTCGAGGCACGGGTCGCGGATCTGGAAACCGATCTCAAGGCCTCCAACGACGATCGCGCCCAGCTGGTTCACGAGCTGCACAAGAAGAACGAGCTCATCTCTGTGCTTACCAACGATGCAGATGATGGCACAGATACTG ACACTCCCACCATGTCGAAGTCTATAACTTTGGATCTACTGCAGCGCAAGGTCAACTCTCTGCTTGACGAAAACAAGTCTCTGAAGTCCGAGGCCACCCAACTGGCCCACCAGACGGACGAGGTGGAGGAGCACGAGCGCCAGCTGATGGCCGATATCAGTGCTCAGTTAAGCGATGCCAATTCGCAGTACGACAACCTCAGTTTGGAGTTGGAACGGCAGCGGGAGGAAAACCGGCTACAACATGATCAGATCGTGAACCTGACCGCTCGCCTGGCGGAGGCGGAAATGCGGCTACACCAACTGACGCAAGACAACGACGAACATCTCTCACTGCTGCACGTGaccaaagaaaaccaaaatgcTTTGGCACTGGAGCTGGTCGAGTTTAAGCAGCGTTACGAAGAGGTGCTCGCTCTGCTTCACTCTGCTCAGGATCAGCTGAAGCAGCAGCGAAAGCGGTCGCAGCCACAGGCCAGGAGCTCCTTCCTCGGCGGCCTTGGAACGAGTGGCGCTGGCATGGGCGGTAGTCTCTTCGCGCCGGACTCGCTGCATTGCGAGCTTATGGAGTCGTCACTGTACTCAGAGAACAGCCTAGACTCTGGCATATCCGGCGACAGCCAGCGATCGGCGGATCGTATAAGCCGCATGATGATGCACATGCCTTCCGGCGGCATGAGCTCGTCCACCATGGGAGGTAGCGTGTACGCGGGAGCTGGCAATGTACCGCCTTACAAGCGGGTGTTCGACACAGTGCGATGTGCCGGCAAGAGCGGCAACTACATGGACAGCGGCAACGTGTCGATGACCCAACTGGGAGCTATGTCGATGAGCAGCTCTTCGGGGCCGCGCATGGCTTCGATGGCGTATCCAGCGGGCTCCTACTATCGTGGCGGTAGCAATCAATCGCTGGGAGTTAAAACTCTGTCCAGCGAGAGTCTCAACTCCCAGTCAGATGACGGCTATCCAGCCCAGCCCTCTGGTGTGCCAGGAGCGCCCGGcgccaaggagctggaggcGGCGCTCAAGAGGCTGACGCCGGCTGAGGTTTTGGCCCGCCGTGCTATGTTGTCCTATGCGCCGGCTGGAACCTATAACTACGACGAACCCATTGGTCACGGTACAGGTAACGTCCGAAACTCGGATCTGCCGCTGGGCGTGCGCACGCCGGACAGTATCATGTCCACCGGCTCCTCGGGAATGTCGGGTTCCACGAATCACATGTCCGCCTCGATGACGCACCAGTGGCGCCTACCCGAGAAGCTGCAGATCATCAAACCCATGGAGGGATCGCAGACATTGCATCATTGGTCGCgcttggccacgcccacgctcaGTGGACTGCTGGACGAGCGTCCCGGCGTGACGATCCGTGGTGGACGTGGGCTGGACGATCTGGGCATGCAGATCTACACGCTGTCGGACGTAGAGGAGGACGTTAGCGATGATCTGCCCGGCAAGCAGTTTGAGGCACCGGGCTGCACGTTCACGTACACCAACAGCATGGTCATGCATCCGGACGACGGATTCGTTAACGATCTGTCGTTCCTCTCGCAGTCGCAGATGTCGTCCCGAATGGCCTCCACGTCGACATCACGACAACCCAG TTGTCCTGCCACGCCTCGTGCTGGACTGTCGCGTAAAAATTCCTGCTCCACATTTTCGGTGAACCTCGGACTCGCTGGAATGCTGAATGAGAGGGGCATCAAGGCGGTGACGCCCAGTGCCCTCAACACGCCCGCCGGTCCCAACTTTTCGCCCACGGTGACGCCATGCAATAGCCCGGAGGGATCACCTCCGCGCGCCCAGTCGCCCGAGCCGCTCTTTGGACTGCTCTCGTCTGGGGCGGATCTGATCCGACGCAAAATCGTAGGCgatcagcatcagcaggcgCAACAGAAGCAAAGGAGCAGCCTtagcaagcagcagcagcagaagatcATGCTGTCGCACCTGGAAAGACGGGCCCTGCGATCGCTGAACCTGATTGAGAAGGTGGAGAGCATTGGACTGGAGAACATAATAAGCGCACAGAGAGGCCTTGGCTCAGGAATTGCGAACCGCAGCAGCTCGCCCCTGAGCAGTGGCAGCCTGCAGAGTCTccacaccagcagcaacagcatcgtGGACGACATACACTTCGATCGGGCACAGATCAAGGGTGTCCTGCATCGAGGCCTAAAGTCGCCCACGCCCGCTACACCATCAACATCAGCTGCAGCGGCTGCGGGACTAGCTATATCGACGAGCAGCAGCACGAGCGCCTACAACAGCGATGACAGCGACGACCAGGGCTTGGTAATGAAGATCAAGCCGTCAAAGAGCGCGACacccacaacaacagcagcagcagcagcacaaagtCAGCCTAGTTCAGGAGCGAGTGCCCAGACGACGACATCAAACGGCACGGCAAGCGAAACGCGACTGAAGCAGATGCAGCGCCAGAAATCGCGCAGGCAGCTAAAGAACGGAATGGCCAACCAGAGGCCTGACCTGGGCACAATTTCTGGTGCCGGAGGAGGCGGACGAGTACGTCCCGATCTGGGAAAGGTAGccgacagcggcagcagcaagcTCAGCACCAAGCGAAATGAGGCTAAGCCTgcggaggaggaagaggcGACACCACAGACCATCACACAGGCGTTTGTGGGCTCAGTTAGTTCCTTGCTTTTTGGCCGCAAGGGCGGTTGGCTGTAA
- the LOC122626689 gene encoding trafficking kinesin-binding protein milt isoform X1 — translation MPLLNMAMRSKPNHQEPEPHHHHANKKLEALPIIVEQEADDYGQTFENGNQLNSTFSADGVACSSSTSSLVESKSSSSLWSTASEDSLNATLITRQPSNSSKHFENTYKLLGQHLDSNCQRSADKRQQLNGSASDFDSLSSCSSMSAIVNGIEPPPTRLELELEAVDRMRCIVQQMKSGPKSMDPPLGVSAPHLALLHDFASKGQRKVEGSVPGTPVPSPITGVLEAPHFELPQELLQAASSWELMYYASKNVDGKNCLKVVRSLLTNKVLCGNRVSQMTRAYDDIEAVTRLLEEKEKDLELTVQIGKELLTQNNALEARVADLETDLKASNDDRAQLVHELHKKNELISVLTNDADDGTDTDTPTMSKSITLDLLQRKVNSLLDENKSLKSEATQLAHQTDEVEEHERQLMADISAQLSDANSQYDNLSLELERQREENRLQHDQIVNLTARLAEAEMRLHQLTQDNDEHLSLLHVTKENQNALALELVEFKQRYEEVLALLHSAQDQLKQQRKRSQPQARSSFLGGLGTSGAGMGGSLFAPDSLHCELMESSLYSENSLDSGISGDSQRSADRISRMMMHMPSGGMSSSTMGGSVYAGAGNVPPYKRVFDTVRCAGKSGNYMDSGNVSMTQLGAMSMSSSSGPRMASMAYPAGSYYRGGSNQSLGVKTLSSESLNSQSDDGYPAQPSGVPGAPGAKELEAALKRLTPAEVLARRAMLSYAPAGTYNYDEPIGHGTGNVRNSDLPLGVRTPDSIMSTGSSGMSGSTNHMSASMTHQWRLPEKLQIIKPMEGSQTLHHWSRLATPTLSGLLDERPGVTIRGGRGLDDLGMQIYTLSDVEEDVSDDLPGKQFEAPGCTFTYTNSMVMHPDDGFVNDLSFLSQSQMSSRMASTSTSRQPSCPATPRAGLSRKNSCSTFSVNLGLAGMLNERGIKAVTPSALNTPAGPNFSPTVTPCNSPEGSPPRAQSPEPLFGLLSSGADLIRRKIVGDQHQQAQQKQRSSLSKQQQQKIMLSHLERRALRSLNLIEKVESIGLENIISAQRGLGSGIANRSSSPLSSGSLQSLHTSSNSIVDDIHFDRAQIKGVLHRGLKSPTPATPSTSAAAAAGLAISTSSSTSAYNSDDSDDQGLVMKIKPSKSATPTTTAAAAAQSQPSSGASAQTTTSNGTASETRLKQMQRQKSRRQLKNGMANQRPDLGTISGAGGGGRVRPDLGKVADSGSSKLSTKRNEAKPAEEEEATPQTITQAFVGSVSSLLFGRKGGWL, via the exons ATGCCACTCCTCAACATGGCAATGCGAAGTAAACCAAATCACCAAGAACCAGagccccatcatcatcatgccAACAAGAAGCTGGAGGCCCTGCCCATCATAGTCGAGCAGGAGGCGGACGACTATGGGCAAACCTTCGAGAATGGCAACCAGCTGAATAGCACCTTTTCCGCGGACGGAGTAGCCTGCAGTTCGTCGACCTCGTCGCTGGTTGAGAGCAAGTCGAGCAGCTCCCTGTGGTCCACCGCCTCCGAGGACTCCCTGAATGCCACGCTGATCACCCGCCAGCCGTCCAACTCCAGCAAGCACTTCGAGAACACCTACAAGCTGCTGGGTCAGCACCTGGACTCCAATTGCCAGCGCTCGGCGGACAAGCGGCAGCAGCTCAATGGATCCGCCAGCGATTTCGATAGCctgtccagctgctcctccatgTCGGCGATCGTCAACGGGATTGAGCCCCCGCCCACGCGCCTGGAACTCGAGCTGGAGGCAGTGGATCGCATGCGCTGCATTGTCCAGCAAATGAAGTCGGGGCCAAAGTCGATGGATCCACCGCTGGGCGTGTCGGCTCCCCATCTGGCCCTGCTGCACGACTTCGCCTCGAAGGGACAGCGCAAGGTGGAGGGCAGTGTGCCGGGCACGCCGGTACCCAGTCCGATAACGGGCGTGCTGGAGGCGCCGCACTTCGAGTTGCCacaggagctgctgcaggcAGCTAGCAGCTGGGAACTCATGTACTACGCCTCCAAGAACGTCGATGGCAAGAACTGCCTGAAGGTGGTGCGCAGTCTGCTGACGAACAAAG ttcTATGCGGCAACCGCGTTAGCCAGATGACTCGGGCGTACGATGACATTGAGGCCGTGACGCGACtgctggaggagaaggagaaggactTGGAGCTGACCGTGCAGATTGGCAAGGAGCTGCTCACCCAGAACAATGCACTCGAGGCACGGGTCGCGGATCTGGAAACCGATCTCAAGGCCTCCAACGACGATCGCGCCCAGCTGGTTCACGAGCTGCACAAGAAGAACGAGCTCATCTCTGTGCTTACCAACGATGCAGATGATGGCACAGATACTG ACACTCCCACCATGTCGAAGTCTATAACTTTGGATCTACTGCAGCGCAAGGTCAACTCTCTGCTTGACGAAAACAAGTCTCTGAAGTCCGAGGCCACCCAACTGGCCCACCAGACGGACGAGGTGGAGGAGCACGAGCGCCAGCTGATGGCCGATATCAGTGCTCAGTTAAGCGATGCCAATTCGCAGTACGACAACCTCAGTTTGGAGTTGGAACGGCAGCGGGAGGAAAACCGGCTACAACATGATCAGATCGTGAACCTGACCGCTCGCCTGGCGGAGGCGGAAATGCGGCTACACCAACTGACGCAAGACAACGACGAACATCTCTCACTGCTGCACGTGaccaaagaaaaccaaaatgcTTTGGCACTGGAGCTGGTCGAGTTTAAGCAGCGTTACGAAGAGGTGCTCGCTCTGCTTCACTCTGCTCAGGATCAGCTGAAGCAGCAGCGAAAGCGGTCGCAGCCACAGGCCAGGAGCTCCTTCCTCGGCGGCCTTGGAACGAGTGGCGCTGGCATGGGCGGTAGTCTCTTCGCGCCGGACTCGCTGCATTGCGAGCTTATGGAGTCGTCACTGTACTCAGAGAACAGCCTAGACTCTGGCATATCCGGCGACAGCCAGCGATCGGCGGATCGTATAAGCCGCATGATGATGCACATGCCTTCCGGCGGCATGAGCTCGTCCACCATGGGAGGTAGCGTGTACGCGGGAGCTGGCAATGTACCGCCTTACAAGCGGGTGTTCGACACAGTGCGATGTGCCGGCAAGAGCGGCAACTACATGGACAGCGGCAACGTGTCGATGACCCAACTGGGAGCTATGTCGATGAGCAGCTCTTCGGGGCCGCGCATGGCTTCGATGGCGTATCCAGCGGGCTCCTACTATCGTGGCGGTAGCAATCAATCGCTGGGAGTTAAAACTCTGTCCAGCGAGAGTCTCAACTCCCAGTCAGATGACGGCTATCCAGCCCAGCCCTCTGGTGTGCCAGGAGCGCCCGGcgccaaggagctggaggcGGCGCTCAAGAGGCTGACGCCGGCTGAGGTTTTGGCCCGCCGTGCTATGTTGTCCTATGCGCCGGCTGGAACCTATAACTACGACGAACCCATTGGTCACGGTACAGGTAACGTCCGAAACTCGGATCTGCCGCTGGGCGTGCGCACGCCGGACAGTATCATGTCCACCGGCTCCTCGGGAATGTCGGGTTCCACGAATCACATGTCCGCCTCGATGACGCACCAGTGGCGCCTACCCGAGAAGCTGCAGATCATCAAACCCATGGAGGGATCGCAGACATTGCATCATTGGTCGCgcttggccacgcccacgctcaGTGGACTGCTGGACGAGCGTCCCGGCGTGACGATCCGTGGTGGACGTGGGCTGGACGATCTGGGCATGCAGATCTACACGCTGTCGGACGTAGAGGAGGACGTTAGCGATGATCTGCCCGGCAAGCAGTTTGAGGCACCGGGCTGCACGTTCACGTACACCAACAGCATGGTCATGCATCCGGACGACGGATTCGTTAACGATCTGTCGTTCCTCTCGCAGTCGCAGATGTCGTCCCGAATGGCCTCCACGTCGACATCACGACAACCCAG TTGTCCTGCCACGCCTCGTGCTGGACTGTCGCGTAAAAATTCCTGCTCCACATTTTCGGTGAACCTCGGACTCGCTGGAATGCTGAATGAGAGGGGCATCAAGGCGGTGACGCCCAGTGCCCTCAACACGCCCGCCGGTCCCAACTTTTCGCCCACGGTGACGCCATGCAATAGCCCGGAGGGATCACCTCCGCGCGCCCAGTCGCCCGAGCCGCTCTTTGGACTGCTCTCGTCTGGGGCGGATCTGATCCGACGCAAAATCGTAGGCgatcagcatcagcaggcgCAACAGAAGCAAAGGAGCAGCCTtagcaagcagcagcagcagaagatcATGCTGTCGCACCTGGAAAGACGGGCCCTGCGATCGCTGAACCTGATTGAGAAGGTGGAGAGCATTGGACTGGAGAACATAATAAGCGCACAGAGAGGCCTTGGCTCAGGAATTGCGAACCGCAGCAGCTCGCCCCTGAGCAGTGGCAGCCTGCAGAGTCTccacaccagcagcaacagcatcgtGGACGACATACACTTCGATCGGGCACAGATCAAGGGTGTCCTGCATCGAGGCCTAAAGTCGCCCACGCCCGCTACACCATCAACATCAGCTGCAGCGGCTGCGGGACTAGCTATATCGACGAGCAGCAGCACGAGCGCCTACAACAGCGATGACAGCGACGACCAGGGCTTGGTAATGAAGATCAAGCCGTCAAAGAGCGCGACacccacaacaacagcagcagcagcagcacaaagtCAGCCTAGTTCAGGAGCGAGTGCCCAGACGACGACATCAAACGGCACGGCAAGCGAAACGCGACTGAAGCAGATGCAGCGCCAGAAATCGCGCAGGCAGCTAAAGAACGGAATGGCCAACCAGAGGCCTGACCTGGGCACAATTTCTGGTGCCGGAGGAGGCGGACGAGTACGTCCCGATCTGGGAAAGGTAGccgacagcggcagcagcaagcTCAGCACCAAGCGAAATGAGGCTAAGCCTgcggaggaggaagaggcGACACCACAGACCATCACACAGGCGTTTGTGGGCTCAGTTAGTTCCTTGCTTTTTGGCCGCAAGGGCGGTTGGCTGTAA
- the LOC122626689 gene encoding trafficking kinesin-binding protein milt isoform X3, giving the protein MLSATLGANGGSQPLSPSAQATLSKHLPRLQSKRLLQQTHLQLSPAAPRPQTCDASCLTELCSSENLPEVEIFSLLEEQIPKYKVRNDFLTNFSGYANEDWFVPAPALPIPPEGLGLTKEQTRECLNYFLLCGNRVSQMTRAYDDIEAVTRLLEEKEKDLELTVQIGKELLTQNNALEARVADLETDLKASNDDRAQLVHELHKKNELISVLTNDADDGTDTDTPTMSKSITLDLLQRKVNSLLDENKSLKSEATQLAHQTDEVEEHERQLMADISAQLSDANSQYDNLSLELERQREENRLQHDQIVNLTARLAEAEMRLHQLTQDNDEHLSLLHVTKENQNALALELVEFKQRYEEVLALLHSAQDQLKQQRKRSQPQARSSFLGGLGTSGAGMGGSLFAPDSLHCELMESSLYSENSLDSGISGDSQRSADRISRMMMHMPSGGMSSSTMGGSVYAGAGNVPPYKRVFDTVRCAGKSGNYMDSGNVSMTQLGAMSMSSSSGPRMASMAYPAGSYYRGGSNQSLGVKTLSSESLNSQSDDGYPAQPSGVPGAPGAKELEAALKRLTPAEVLARRAMLSYAPAGTYNYDEPIGHGTGNVRNSDLPLGVRTPDSIMSTGSSGMSGSTNHMSASMTHQWRLPEKLQIIKPMEGSQTLHHWSRLATPTLSGLLDERPGVTIRGGRGLDDLGMQIYTLSDVEEDVSDDLPGKQFEAPGCTFTYTNSMVMHPDDGFVNDLSFLSQSQMSSRMASTSTSRQPSCPATPRAGLSRKNSCSTFSVNLGLAGMLNERGIKAVTPSALNTPAGPNFSPTVTPCNSPEGSPPRAQSPEPLFGLLSSGADLIRRKIVGDQHQQAQQKQRSSLSKQQQQKIMLSHLERRALRSLNLIEKVESIGLENIISAQRGLGSGIANRSSSPLSSGSLQSLHTSSNSIVDDIHFDRAQIKGVLHRGLKSPTPATPSTSAAAAAGLAISTSSSTSAYNSDDSDDQGLVMKIKPSKSATPTTTAAAAAQSQPSSGASAQTTTSNGTASETRLKQMQRQKSRRQLKNGMANQRPDLGTISGAGGGGRVRPDLGKVADSGSSKLSTKRNEAKPAEEEEATPQTITQAFVGSVSSLLFGRKGGWL; this is encoded by the exons ATGCTATCCGCAACTTTGGGGGCCAATGGCGGCTCTCAGCCGCTCAGTCCCTCCGCCCAGGCGACGCTCAGCAAGCACCTGCCGCGCCTCCAGTCGAAGCGTCTCCTCCAGCAGACGCACTTGCAGTTGTCGCCGGCTGCCCCCCGACCACAGACCTGCGATGCCAGCTGCCTGACCG AGCTGTGCAGCAGCGAGAACCTGCCCGAGGTGGAGATTTTTTcgctgctggaggagcagaTACCCAAGTACAAGGTGCGCAACGATTTCCTCACAAACTTCTCGGGCTATGCAAACGAGGACTGGTTTGTTCCGGCCCCAGCGCTGCCTATTCCGCCGGAGGGTCTGGGCCTGACCAAGGAGCAGACAAGAGAGTGCCTAAACTATTTCC ttcTATGCGGCAACCGCGTTAGCCAGATGACTCGGGCGTACGATGACATTGAGGCCGTGACGCGACtgctggaggagaaggagaaggactTGGAGCTGACCGTGCAGATTGGCAAGGAGCTGCTCACCCAGAACAATGCACTCGAGGCACGGGTCGCGGATCTGGAAACCGATCTCAAGGCCTCCAACGACGATCGCGCCCAGCTGGTTCACGAGCTGCACAAGAAGAACGAGCTCATCTCTGTGCTTACCAACGATGCAGATGATGGCACAGATACTG ACACTCCCACCATGTCGAAGTCTATAACTTTGGATCTACTGCAGCGCAAGGTCAACTCTCTGCTTGACGAAAACAAGTCTCTGAAGTCCGAGGCCACCCAACTGGCCCACCAGACGGACGAGGTGGAGGAGCACGAGCGCCAGCTGATGGCCGATATCAGTGCTCAGTTAAGCGATGCCAATTCGCAGTACGACAACCTCAGTTTGGAGTTGGAACGGCAGCGGGAGGAAAACCGGCTACAACATGATCAGATCGTGAACCTGACCGCTCGCCTGGCGGAGGCGGAAATGCGGCTACACCAACTGACGCAAGACAACGACGAACATCTCTCACTGCTGCACGTGaccaaagaaaaccaaaatgcTTTGGCACTGGAGCTGGTCGAGTTTAAGCAGCGTTACGAAGAGGTGCTCGCTCTGCTTCACTCTGCTCAGGATCAGCTGAAGCAGCAGCGAAAGCGGTCGCAGCCACAGGCCAGGAGCTCCTTCCTCGGCGGCCTTGGAACGAGTGGCGCTGGCATGGGCGGTAGTCTCTTCGCGCCGGACTCGCTGCATTGCGAGCTTATGGAGTCGTCACTGTACTCAGAGAACAGCCTAGACTCTGGCATATCCGGCGACAGCCAGCGATCGGCGGATCGTATAAGCCGCATGATGATGCACATGCCTTCCGGCGGCATGAGCTCGTCCACCATGGGAGGTAGCGTGTACGCGGGAGCTGGCAATGTACCGCCTTACAAGCGGGTGTTCGACACAGTGCGATGTGCCGGCAAGAGCGGCAACTACATGGACAGCGGCAACGTGTCGATGACCCAACTGGGAGCTATGTCGATGAGCAGCTCTTCGGGGCCGCGCATGGCTTCGATGGCGTATCCAGCGGGCTCCTACTATCGTGGCGGTAGCAATCAATCGCTGGGAGTTAAAACTCTGTCCAGCGAGAGTCTCAACTCCCAGTCAGATGACGGCTATCCAGCCCAGCCCTCTGGTGTGCCAGGAGCGCCCGGcgccaaggagctggaggcGGCGCTCAAGAGGCTGACGCCGGCTGAGGTTTTGGCCCGCCGTGCTATGTTGTCCTATGCGCCGGCTGGAACCTATAACTACGACGAACCCATTGGTCACGGTACAGGTAACGTCCGAAACTCGGATCTGCCGCTGGGCGTGCGCACGCCGGACAGTATCATGTCCACCGGCTCCTCGGGAATGTCGGGTTCCACGAATCACATGTCCGCCTCGATGACGCACCAGTGGCGCCTACCCGAGAAGCTGCAGATCATCAAACCCATGGAGGGATCGCAGACATTGCATCATTGGTCGCgcttggccacgcccacgctcaGTGGACTGCTGGACGAGCGTCCCGGCGTGACGATCCGTGGTGGACGTGGGCTGGACGATCTGGGCATGCAGATCTACACGCTGTCGGACGTAGAGGAGGACGTTAGCGATGATCTGCCCGGCAAGCAGTTTGAGGCACCGGGCTGCACGTTCACGTACACCAACAGCATGGTCATGCATCCGGACGACGGATTCGTTAACGATCTGTCGTTCCTCTCGCAGTCGCAGATGTCGTCCCGAATGGCCTCCACGTCGACATCACGACAACCCAG TTGTCCTGCCACGCCTCGTGCTGGACTGTCGCGTAAAAATTCCTGCTCCACATTTTCGGTGAACCTCGGACTCGCTGGAATGCTGAATGAGAGGGGCATCAAGGCGGTGACGCCCAGTGCCCTCAACACGCCCGCCGGTCCCAACTTTTCGCCCACGGTGACGCCATGCAATAGCCCGGAGGGATCACCTCCGCGCGCCCAGTCGCCCGAGCCGCTCTTTGGACTGCTCTCGTCTGGGGCGGATCTGATCCGACGCAAAATCGTAGGCgatcagcatcagcaggcgCAACAGAAGCAAAGGAGCAGCCTtagcaagcagcagcagcagaagatcATGCTGTCGCACCTGGAAAGACGGGCCCTGCGATCGCTGAACCTGATTGAGAAGGTGGAGAGCATTGGACTGGAGAACATAATAAGCGCACAGAGAGGCCTTGGCTCAGGAATTGCGAACCGCAGCAGCTCGCCCCTGAGCAGTGGCAGCCTGCAGAGTCTccacaccagcagcaacagcatcgtGGACGACATACACTTCGATCGGGCACAGATCAAGGGTGTCCTGCATCGAGGCCTAAAGTCGCCCACGCCCGCTACACCATCAACATCAGCTGCAGCGGCTGCGGGACTAGCTATATCGACGAGCAGCAGCACGAGCGCCTACAACAGCGATGACAGCGACGACCAGGGCTTGGTAATGAAGATCAAGCCGTCAAAGAGCGCGACacccacaacaacagcagcagcagcagcacaaagtCAGCCTAGTTCAGGAGCGAGTGCCCAGACGACGACATCAAACGGCACGGCAAGCGAAACGCGACTGAAGCAGATGCAGCGCCAGAAATCGCGCAGGCAGCTAAAGAACGGAATGGCCAACCAGAGGCCTGACCTGGGCACAATTTCTGGTGCCGGAGGAGGCGGACGAGTACGTCCCGATCTGGGAAAGGTAGccgacagcggcagcagcaagcTCAGCACCAAGCGAAATGAGGCTAAGCCTgcggaggaggaagaggcGACACCACAGACCATCACACAGGCGTTTGTGGGCTCAGTTAGTTCCTTGCTTTTTGGCCGCAAGGGCGGTTGGCTGTAA